A window from Pseudomonas moraviensis encodes these proteins:
- a CDS encoding transporter substrate-binding domain-containing protein — MTQGLRILWLWLGLVTSVCAGAPPQILEVLARPEPGNVQVRLDERERQWLREHPLLRMGISGRDYPPFEITRNRHELEGLTADYADLVAQLLGVELQVQRFSDRPAVMAALKRGEIDLLGTSNSFEVADPAFILSRPYAEDQPMLVTRHDEKLPADLAAKRIALVEDYLPLAAVQAFYPDAQVQLYASAMDALGAVAFGADDAYLGDFISANYLINNNYRNDLQLAGPSGLDANPFAFALLRSDVVLKRLVDKALQAVPMERRHLIEQRWSVGLAEMAEQSRVQLSAAERQWLEQHPTVRVGAVEDFAPLAFFGADGRFSGLSAQLLSLIAQRSGLNFEIVRGASLNDQFEQLQAGELDVLPVVTPSTEREAQLQFTRAYLNNPFVLVSAVHGPHPLPLEALAGKRLAIYRGHPLRDYLLQRVPGLRLVEVKSPAEGMALIARGQVDVTVSSLLVARFLIARQYRDRLRITGTVGDQPARIALATAPQSALLHSILNKALLSIAPQQMDELVERWSHDVVVEDSYWLRHRQEILLGFAGAAALLLLAMLWIGWQRRQIHQRQQWLLQLQQAKDVADEANRAKSTFLATMSHEIRTPMNALIGMLELALKRAEEGVTDRLAIQVASNAGQQLLALIGDILDIARIESGHLSLAPERGNLRETVSSVCRVFEGLARQKRLLWRIELDPRADTDVLIDPTRFKQVLSNLLSNAIKFTEAGEVSLQLQIGAILDEQVNVRVLIEDSGIGISAADQKRLFNPFVQAGNSPQAARSGSGLGLVISRNLCEMMGGTLRLDSDPGQGTRVEINLQLPLLTAMATTAATPDAAAATCVLNVLVVDDHPVNRLLMCWQLSELGHRTVDVGDGEQGLDRWRTQAFDVLITDCNMPRRNGYELAQAIRDEEAATGRRRCLILGFTANAQIEERLRCLDAGMDGCLFKPIRLHDLAQALSGAHSCEPHKDHPPAAEPVEIDLSALEQMAGADHSLIERLRKEVGNSLRDDLQALDQLQASDREDLRELAHRIRGGAQMVGAARVVAACVELETACRDRDNGVIDRTIDRLREAMHSLARCL, encoded by the coding sequence ATGACGCAGGGACTGCGGATTCTATGGCTGTGGCTGGGACTTGTAACATCGGTCTGCGCCGGTGCACCGCCGCAGATACTGGAGGTGCTCGCCCGCCCCGAACCGGGCAACGTCCAGGTTCGCCTCGACGAGCGGGAACGCCAGTGGCTGCGTGAGCATCCGCTGTTGCGCATGGGCATTTCGGGGCGGGACTATCCGCCGTTCGAGATCACCCGCAATCGGCACGAGCTTGAAGGGCTCACCGCCGATTACGCCGATCTCGTGGCGCAACTGCTCGGCGTCGAACTCCAGGTGCAGCGCTTCTCCGATCGTCCTGCGGTCATGGCCGCACTCAAGCGCGGCGAGATCGATCTGCTGGGCACATCGAACAGTTTTGAAGTGGCTGACCCGGCTTTTATCCTTTCGCGCCCCTACGCTGAAGATCAGCCGATGCTGGTCACCCGCCACGACGAAAAACTGCCTGCCGATCTGGCGGCCAAACGCATCGCCCTGGTCGAAGATTACCTGCCACTGGCCGCTGTTCAGGCGTTCTACCCCGACGCGCAGGTGCAACTTTATGCCTCGGCAATGGATGCACTCGGCGCGGTCGCTTTCGGTGCCGACGATGCCTATCTGGGCGACTTCATCAGTGCCAACTACCTGATCAACAACAATTACCGCAACGACCTGCAATTGGCCGGGCCGTCGGGGCTTGACGCCAACCCCTTCGCTTTTGCGTTGTTGCGCAGCGACGTGGTGCTCAAGCGCCTCGTCGACAAGGCATTGCAGGCCGTGCCCATGGAGCGCCGGCATCTGATCGAACAGCGCTGGAGTGTCGGCCTCGCCGAAATGGCCGAACAGTCCCGGGTGCAGCTCAGCGCCGCCGAGCGGCAGTGGCTGGAACAGCATCCGACGGTGCGGGTGGGCGCTGTCGAGGACTTTGCGCCCCTGGCGTTTTTCGGTGCCGACGGGCGTTTCAGCGGATTGTCGGCGCAGTTATTGAGCCTGATTGCGCAGCGCAGCGGGCTGAATTTCGAGATCGTGCGCGGCGCTTCACTGAACGATCAGTTCGAACAACTCCAGGCCGGTGAGCTCGATGTATTGCCAGTGGTGACGCCCAGCACCGAGCGTGAAGCGCAGCTGCAATTCACCCGCGCCTATCTGAACAATCCGTTCGTGCTGGTCAGCGCTGTGCATGGGCCGCATCCACTGCCGCTGGAGGCGCTGGCGGGCAAACGCCTGGCCATCTATCGCGGCCACCCATTGCGCGATTACCTGCTGCAACGCGTGCCCGGTCTGCGTCTGGTCGAGGTCAAGAGCCCCGCCGAAGGCATGGCGCTGATTGCCAGAGGACAGGTCGATGTGACGGTGAGCTCATTACTGGTGGCGCGTTTTCTGATCGCCCGGCAGTACCGCGACCGCCTGCGGATCACCGGAACCGTTGGCGACCAGCCGGCGCGCATCGCTTTGGCCACGGCGCCGCAATCGGCGTTGCTGCATTCGATTCTGAACAAGGCGTTGCTGAGCATCGCGCCGCAGCAGATGGATGAACTGGTCGAGCGCTGGAGCCACGATGTGGTGGTCGAGGACAGCTACTGGCTGCGCCACCGTCAGGAGATTCTGCTGGGTTTCGCCGGCGCAGCGGCCTTGCTCCTGCTGGCAATGCTCTGGATCGGCTGGCAGCGTCGGCAGATTCACCAGCGTCAACAGTGGTTGCTGCAGCTGCAACAGGCCAAGGATGTCGCAGACGAGGCCAATCGGGCCAAGAGCACCTTTCTGGCGACCATGAGCCATGAGATCCGCACACCAATGAACGCGTTGATCGGCATGCTCGAACTGGCCCTCAAGCGTGCGGAGGAGGGCGTTACTGACCGCTTGGCGATTCAAGTTGCCTCGAATGCCGGCCAGCAACTGTTGGCGTTGATCGGCGATATTCTCGACATCGCCCGCATCGAGTCGGGGCATTTGTCCCTCGCCCCCGAGCGGGGCAATCTGCGCGAGACCGTTTCATCGGTGTGCCGGGTGTTCGAGGGGCTGGCGCGGCAGAAGCGTCTGTTGTGGCGCATCGAACTCGATCCGCGCGCCGACACGGACGTGCTCATCGATCCGACACGTTTCAAGCAGGTGCTGTCGAATCTGCTGAGCAATGCGATCAAGTTCACCGAGGCCGGCGAGGTCAGCCTTCAACTGCAGATCGGTGCGATATTGGACGAGCAGGTGAATGTGCGAGTGCTTATCGAAGACAGCGGCATCGGTATCAGTGCCGCCGATCAAAAGCGCCTGTTCAATCCCTTCGTTCAAGCAGGCAATAGTCCACAAGCGGCGCGCAGCGGGTCCGGTCTGGGGCTGGTGATCAGTCGCAACCTTTGCGAAATGATGGGCGGCACGTTGCGTCTGGACAGCGATCCCGGGCAAGGCACACGCGTGGAAATCAACCTGCAGTTGCCACTGCTGACCGCGATGGCGACCACCGCGGCAACCCCCGACGCGGCGGCCGCCACCTGTGTATTGAACGTGCTGGTGGTGGACGATCACCCGGTCAACCGCTTGCTGATGTGCTGGCAACTGAGCGAACTCGGGCATCGCACGGTAGACGTCGGCGATGGTGAACAGGGGCTGGATCGCTGGCGAACCCAGGCCTTCGATGTGCTAATCACCGACTGCAACATGCCGCGACGCAATGGCTATGAACTGGCGCAGGCGATTCGCGACGAAGAAGCCGCCACCGGACGCAGGCGCTGCCTGATTCTCGGTTTTACCGCCAACGCGCAGATCGAAGAGCGCCTGCGGTGTCTGGATGCCGGCATGGACGGCTGCCTGTTCAAACCGATTCGCTTGCATGATCTGGCGCAAGCCCTGAGCGGCGCCCACTCTTGCGAGCCGCACAAAGATCACCCGCCCGCCGCCGAGCCTGTCGAGATTGATCTGAGTGCCCTGGAACAGATGGCCGGTGCCGACCACTCGTTGATCGAACGCTTGCGCAAGGAAGTCGGTAACAGCCTGCGCGATGATCTCCAGGCTCTGGATCAATTGCAGGCGAGCGACCGCGAAGACTTGCGCGAGTTGGCCCATCGCATCAGGGGCGGGGCGCAGATGGTCGGGGCTGCGCGGGTTGTTGCGGCGTGTGTCGAGCTGGAAACGGCTTGCCGAGACAGGGATAACGGGGTCATCGACCGCACCATCGACAGGTTGCGCGAAGCCATGCACAGCCTCGCGCGCTGCCTCTGA
- a CDS encoding chemotaxis protein CheY, whose translation MSNKALRILIADPQHFHRMKIERLFNELGYYRVAPVQNLGELLTLVDYGCEPFDVLVINAELAAGSLDLLGFLLDNPQVRHALIYNEQSAPLQALAGFAQENVQISPAPLPNSQLVGQVMARVEAAGERRQASDSHWLLRHANA comes from the coding sequence ATGAGCAACAAAGCGTTGCGCATCCTGATCGCCGACCCGCAGCATTTTCATCGAATGAAAATCGAGCGCCTGTTCAATGAGCTCGGCTACTACCGCGTGGCCCCGGTGCAGAATCTCGGCGAATTGTTGACCCTGGTCGACTACGGCTGCGAGCCGTTCGATGTACTGGTGATCAATGCAGAACTGGCGGCAGGCTCCCTGGACCTGCTGGGCTTTCTGCTCGATAACCCACAGGTTCGCCACGCTCTGATCTACAACGAACAGTCAGCACCGTTGCAGGCACTGGCAGGCTTCGCTCAGGAAAACGTGCAGATCAGCCCGGCGCCACTGCCCAATTCACAGCTCGTCGGGCAGGTGATGGCAAGGGTCGAAGCCGCCGGCGAACGCCGGCAAGCATCTGACTCACACTGGTTGTTGCGCCATGCCAATGCATAA
- the mgtA gene encoding magnesium-translocating P-type ATPase: protein MKLKLKEFFAGFLRSRHIGRHFRRLALLDSINDTTVSREVPPTLASKLVAAAHEDSVALLSSLGTHGEGLTDVEAEALRARHGLNEVEHEQPLPWWTHLWHCYKNPFNLLLTLLAVISWLTEDLKAAVVIFSMVVLSTLLRFWQESKSNQAADALKAMVSNTATVLRRDGPRREVPIRQLAPGDLIVLSAGDMIPADCRVLSAKDLFVSQAAMTGESMPVEKFIHQGNRDTRNPLELDNLLFMGTNVVSGSAVALILTTGNSTYFGALAQRVGATDRAVTSFQQGVNKVSWLLIRFMFVMAPLVLFINGFTKGDWTEALLFALSIAVGLTPEMLPMIVTSTLAKGAVFLSRKKVIVKRLDAIQNFGAMDVLCTDKTGTLTQDKIFLARNVDVWGEDSDEVLELAYLNSYYQTGLKNLLDVAVLEHVEIHRELEVGTAFRKVDEIPFDFNRRRMSVVVEGRDQPHQLICKGAVEEVLAVCSRVRHGEVDEALSDELLTRIRQVTAAFNAEGLRVVAVAARSMSEGRDTYSLADENELTLIGYVAFLDPPKDSTAPALKALAEHGVAVKVLTGDNELVTAKICREVGLAQQGLLLGNDLERMSDAELAVAVESTNVFARLTPSHKERIVRVLKGNGHVVGFMGDGINDAPALRTADIGISVDSAVDIAKEAADIILLEKSLMVLEEGVLEGRRTFANMLKYIKMTASSNFGNVFSVLVASAFIPFLPMLPMHLLVQNLLYDISQIAIPFDNVDEEMLKQPQRWQPGDVGRFMLFFGPISSIFDITTFALMWYVFDANTADHQTLFQSGWFVVGLLTQTLIVHMIRTPKIAFLQSRAAMPLMVMTAIIMAVGVFLPMGPLAHYFKLQALPPLYFLFLPLILLAYMALTQAVKGFYIRRFGWQ from the coding sequence ATGAAACTGAAGCTCAAGGAATTTTTCGCAGGCTTTCTGCGCAGCCGCCATATCGGCCGACACTTTCGTCGTCTGGCGCTGCTGGACTCGATCAACGACACCACGGTCAGCCGTGAAGTGCCGCCGACGCTCGCCAGTAAGCTGGTTGCCGCCGCCCATGAGGACAGCGTTGCGTTGCTGTCGTCACTGGGCACCCACGGCGAGGGCCTCACCGATGTCGAGGCCGAGGCACTGCGCGCGCGACATGGCCTCAACGAGGTCGAACACGAGCAACCGCTGCCGTGGTGGACCCATCTGTGGCACTGCTACAAAAACCCGTTCAACCTGCTGCTGACCTTGCTCGCGGTGATCTCCTGGCTGACCGAAGACCTCAAGGCTGCCGTGGTGATTTTCTCCATGGTGGTGCTGTCGACGCTGCTGCGCTTCTGGCAGGAGAGCAAATCCAATCAGGCCGCCGATGCGCTCAAAGCCATGGTCAGCAACACCGCCACGGTGCTGCGCCGGGATGGCCCACGCCGGGAAGTGCCGATCAGGCAACTGGCGCCCGGCGATCTCATCGTACTGTCGGCCGGTGACATGATTCCCGCCGATTGCCGCGTGCTCAGCGCCAAGGACCTGTTCGTCAGTCAGGCTGCGATGACCGGCGAATCGATGCCGGTGGAGAAATTCATTCATCAGGGGAATCGCGACACGCGCAATCCACTGGAGCTGGACAACCTTCTGTTCATGGGCACCAACGTCGTCTCCGGCAGTGCTGTTGCGCTGATTCTCACCACCGGCAACAGCACCTATTTCGGCGCGCTGGCACAACGGGTCGGCGCGACGGACCGGGCGGTGACCTCGTTCCAGCAGGGCGTCAACAAGGTCAGCTGGCTGCTGATCCGCTTCATGTTCGTCATGGCGCCGCTGGTGCTGTTCATCAACGGTTTCACCAAGGGCGACTGGACCGAAGCGCTGCTGTTCGCGCTGTCGATTGCCGTCGGCCTGACCCCGGAAATGCTGCCGATGATCGTCACCTCGACCCTGGCCAAAGGCGCCGTGTTTCTGTCGCGCAAAAAGGTCATCGTCAAACGCCTTGATGCGATCCAGAACTTCGGCGCCATGGACGTGCTGTGTACCGACAAGACCGGCACGCTGACTCAGGACAAGATCTTTCTCGCGCGCAACGTCGACGTCTGGGGCGAAGACAGCGACGAAGTGCTGGAACTGGCCTACCTCAACAGCTACTACCAGACCGGCCTGAAAAACCTGCTGGATGTGGCGGTGCTGGAACACGTGGAAATCCACCGTGAACTGGAAGTCGGCACGGCGTTTCGCAAGGTCGACGAGATCCCGTTCGATTTCAATCGCCGGCGTATGTCGGTCGTCGTGGAGGGCCGCGATCAGCCACATCAGCTGATCTGCAAAGGCGCGGTCGAGGAAGTGCTGGCGGTGTGCAGCCGCGTGCGTCATGGCGAAGTCGATGAAGCCTTGAGCGATGAATTGCTGACCCGGATTCGTCAGGTCACCGCAGCATTCAACGCTGAAGGCTTGCGCGTGGTGGCCGTGGCCGCCCGCTCGATGTCCGAAGGTCGCGACACTTACAGCCTGGCTGATGAAAATGAACTGACCCTGATCGGTTACGTGGCGTTCCTCGATCCACCGAAGGACAGCACCGCACCGGCGCTCAAGGCCTTGGCCGAGCATGGCGTAGCGGTGAAGGTGCTGACCGGCGACAACGAACTGGTCACGGCGAAGATCTGCCGCGAGGTCGGCCTCGCCCAACAGGGGTTGCTGCTGGGCAACGACCTCGAGCGCATGAGCGATGCCGAACTGGCCGTGGCGGTCGAGAGCACCAACGTCTTCGCCAGACTGACGCCGTCGCACAAGGAGCGCATCGTCCGTGTGCTCAAGGGCAATGGCCATGTGGTCGGGTTCATGGGCGATGGCATCAACGACGCGCCGGCGCTGCGCACCGCCGATATCGGCATTTCCGTCGACAGCGCGGTGGACATCGCCAAGGAAGCGGCGGACATCATTCTGTTGGAAAAAAGCCTGATGGTGCTGGAGGAGGGCGTGCTTGAAGGGCGGCGCACCTTCGCCAACATGCTCAAGTACATCAAGATGACCGCCAGTTCCAACTTCGGCAATGTGTTCTCGGTGCTGGTCGCCAGTGCGTTCATCCCGTTCCTGCCGATGCTGCCGATGCACCTGCTGGTACAGAATCTGCTTTACGACATTTCGCAGATCGCCATTCCGTTCGACAACGTCGATGAGGAGATGCTGAAACAACCGCAACGCTGGCAACCGGGGGATGTCGGGCGCTTCATGCTGTTCTTCGGCCCGATCAGTTCGATTTTCGACATCACCACGTTCGCCTTGATGTGGTACGTGTTCGATGCCAACACCGCGGATCACCAGACGCTGTTCCAGTCCGGCTGGTTCGTGGTCGGGTTGCTGACCCAGACGCTGATCGTGCACATGATCCGCACGCCGAAGATTGCGTTCCTGCAAAGCCGTGCTGCCATGCCGTTGATGGTCATGACCGCGATCATCATGGCGGTGGGAGTTTTCCTGCCGATGGGACCGCTGGCGCACTACTTCAAATTGCAGGCGCTGCCGCCGCTGTATTTCCTGTTTCTGCCGCTGATCCTGCTGGCGTACATGGCGCTGACCCAGGCGGTGAAAGGCTTCTACATCCGTCGGTTCGGCTGGCAGTAA
- a CDS encoding pirin family protein — MKNIIGIYTSPRGHWVGDGFPVRTLFSYDNLGKHISPFLLLDHAGPAEFTPTTEQRGVGQHPHRGFETVTIVYDGEVQHRDSTGSGGTIGPGDVQWMTAASGILHEEFHSENFARTGGKLEMVQLWVNLPAKDKMAAPGYQTILDRDIPNIALKDDAGSLRLIAGEFAGHTGPSRTFTPIDVWDLRLNAGKLLTLDLHEGRNTALVVLKGSVQVNGAESVAVGQLALFERDGDRLTLQASEDAVVLLLSGEPIDEPIVGHGPFVMNTEQEIHQAFADFQSGRFGQMHA; from the coding sequence ATGAAAAACATCATCGGCATCTACACCAGCCCGCGCGGCCATTGGGTCGGCGATGGTTTCCCGGTGCGCACGCTGTTTTCCTACGACAACCTGGGTAAGCACATCAGCCCGTTTCTGTTGCTCGATCACGCCGGACCCGCCGAATTCACCCCGACCACAGAACAGCGTGGCGTCGGCCAGCACCCGCACCGTGGTTTCGAAACCGTGACCATCGTTTATGACGGTGAAGTGCAGCACCGCGACTCCACTGGCAGTGGCGGCACCATCGGCCCGGGTGACGTACAGTGGATGACCGCAGCGTCCGGCATCCTCCATGAAGAGTTTCATTCGGAGAACTTCGCCAGAACCGGCGGCAAGCTGGAAATGGTCCAGCTGTGGGTCAACCTGCCGGCCAAGGACAAAATGGCCGCGCCGGGTTACCAGACCATTCTCGACCGGGATATTCCGAACATCGCGCTCAAGGACGACGCCGGCAGCCTGCGTCTGATCGCCGGTGAATTCGCCGGGCACACCGGCCCGTCGCGGACGTTCACGCCCATCGACGTCTGGGATCTGCGCCTCAATGCTGGCAAGTTGCTGACGCTTGATTTGCACGAAGGACGCAACACCGCGCTGGTGGTGTTGAAGGGCTCGGTGCAAGTCAACGGCGCGGAATCGGTGGCAGTGGGGCAGTTGGCGCTGTTCGAACGCGACGGTGATCGACTGACCCTGCAAGCCAGCGAAGACGCTGTGGTATTGCTGCTCAGCGGCGAGCCGATCGACGAACCGATCGTCGGCCATGGCCCGTTCGTGATGAACACCGAGCAGGAAATCCACCAGGCCTTTGCCGACTTCCAGTCCGGGCGCTTTGGCCAGATGCACGCCTGA
- a CDS encoding response regulator transcription factor — translation MKSALIVDDHPVVRAAIRIVLQAQGFTQIHEASNGNEVVPLIREHDPQLVVLDLGLGSMDGLEVLTRIQIKAPTARCRVLVFSMHEPTHYQERCLRAGAMGYVTKSNQLTLLHEAIKALMSGHTYFSALPNTSGLYNAVQRTEKEMIDQLSDRELCIFVQLALGKPNKAIAQEMHLSHKTVSTYKTRMMAKLCLGSLVLLREFAKRNHLI, via the coding sequence ATGAAGTCAGCGCTGATCGTTGATGATCACCCCGTAGTGCGCGCGGCTATCCGAATCGTCCTGCAGGCTCAAGGTTTCACCCAGATTCATGAAGCGTCCAACGGCAATGAAGTCGTGCCGTTGATCCGCGAGCATGATCCGCAACTGGTGGTGCTTGATCTGGGGCTGGGCTCCATGGACGGGCTGGAAGTGCTGACGCGCATCCAGATCAAGGCGCCGACGGCGCGCTGCCGGGTCCTGGTGTTCAGCATGCATGAGCCCACGCATTATCAAGAGCGCTGTTTGCGTGCCGGCGCGATGGGCTACGTGACCAAGAGCAATCAGTTGACCCTGCTGCACGAAGCCATCAAGGCACTGATGTCCGGCCACACCTATTTCTCCGCGTTGCCTAATACCAGCGGTCTGTACAACGCTGTTCAACGCACTGAAAAGGAGATGATCGATCAACTGTCCGATCGAGAGTTATGTATTTTCGTGCAATTGGCGCTGGGCAAGCCGAACAAGGCCATTGCCCAGGAAATGCACTTGAGCCACAAGACCGTCAGCACCTATAAAACCCGCATGATGGCGAAACTCTGTCTGGGGTCACTGGTGCTCCTGCGCGAATTTGCCAAGCGCAATCACTTGATCTGA
- a CDS encoding mechanosensitive ion channel family protein, producing the protein MLSLLTEHPLFCALILILLDLGLWRLISSRGSEWKLLVRVLIFALFSIVLFNEGLNPMEPAPWADNVPLHLAATGLQIGWWLFGARTLTVLIGAVMMQRVGHTGRLLQDLLGAVIFLIAIIAALAYVLDLPVKGVLATSGALAIIVGLALQSTLSDVFSGIVLNTTKPYQLDDWISIDGTEGRVTDIDWRATRLQTSQGSMAVIPNSLAAKAKIINFSRPSNMFGVSVSVPVSPHARPSSVIEALERAMQGCRQLLDTPAPSVALKSSASGGAEYEISGFVASMGEKRVVRNQLFDLAYRHLQASGVNLLSSNETSAAPQLSRPRALLESSPIFSTLREEEKDTFSQNMTLQTFRAGETILAGGEVSDHLFIIESGVVSVTLKRHGAPLESGRMGPGEVIGEAGILSDTALPADFSAKTFCALYRIEKSYLKPCLDARHDIHDAMQALLDFRLHKAQSLTEEAPVVAPKRGFLQWLRNRV; encoded by the coding sequence ATGCTGTCTCTGCTGACCGAACATCCGTTGTTTTGCGCATTGATCCTGATCCTGCTCGATCTGGGCTTGTGGCGGCTGATCAGCTCTCGCGGCAGCGAATGGAAACTGCTGGTGCGGGTGCTGATTTTCGCCCTGTTCAGCATTGTTCTGTTCAACGAAGGGCTCAACCCGATGGAGCCGGCGCCGTGGGCCGACAATGTGCCGTTGCATCTGGCGGCGACCGGGTTGCAGATCGGTTGGTGGCTGTTCGGTGCGCGCACCCTGACGGTATTGATCGGTGCGGTGATGATGCAACGGGTCGGCCACACCGGCCGATTGTTGCAGGACTTGCTCGGCGCGGTGATTTTCCTCATCGCGATCATTGCGGCGCTGGCTTACGTGCTCGATCTGCCGGTCAAAGGCGTGCTGGCGACGTCCGGGGCGTTGGCGATCATCGTCGGTCTGGCCTTGCAGAGCACCTTGAGCGACGTGTTCTCCGGGATTGTCCTCAACACCACCAAGCCCTATCAACTCGATGACTGGATCTCGATCGACGGCACCGAGGGCCGCGTCACCGACATCGACTGGCGCGCAACACGTTTACAGACCAGCCAGGGCAGCATGGCAGTGATTCCCAACTCGCTGGCGGCCAAAGCCAAGATCATCAACTTCAGTCGCCCAAGCAACATGTTCGGTGTTTCGGTCAGCGTGCCCGTCAGCCCCCATGCCCGGCCCAGCTCGGTGATCGAGGCGCTGGAGCGGGCGATGCAGGGCTGCCGGCAGTTGCTCGACACACCCGCGCCCAGCGTGGCGCTGAAAAGCTCTGCCAGCGGCGGCGCCGAATATGAGATCAGTGGGTTTGTCGCTTCGATGGGCGAGAAGCGCGTGGTGCGCAATCAGCTGTTCGATCTCGCTTACCGACACTTGCAGGCGTCCGGGGTCAATCTGCTGTCGAGCAACGAAACCAGCGCCGCGCCGCAACTGTCGCGGCCACGGGCGTTGCTGGAAAGCTCGCCAATCTTCTCGACCCTGCGCGAGGAAGAGAAAGACACCTTCAGCCAGAACATGACCCTGCAAACCTTCCGCGCCGGCGAAACGATTCTGGCGGGCGGGGAGGTCAGCGATCATTTGTTCATCATTGAATCCGGCGTGGTTTCCGTGACGCTCAAGCGCCACGGCGCGCCACTGGAGTCCGGGCGCATGGGGCCGGGTGAGGTGATCGGCGAGGCCGGGATCCTCTCGGACACCGCGCTGCCGGCGGATTTTTCCGCGAAGACTTTCTGCGCCCTGTATCGCATCGAGAAGTCCTACCTGAAACCCTGCCTGGACGCGCGCCACGACATCCACGATGCGATGCAGGCATTGCTCGATTTCCGCCTGCACAAGGCGCAATCGCTGACCGAGGAAGCGCCCGTAGTCGCGCCAAAAAGAGGCTTTCTGCAGTGGTTGCGTAATCGCGTCTGA
- the xth gene encoding exodeoxyribonuclease III — protein MKNLRIATFNVNGMRARLPNLLEWLEREQPDIACLQELKSVDSAFPAAELEAAGYGAIWQGQASWNGVAILARDAQPLESRRGLPGDPDDTHSRYIEAAVHGVLVGCLYLPNGNPQPGPKFDYKLAWFERLISYAKDLQSSDHPVVLAGDFNVVPTDMDIYNTRSWLKDALLQPESRECYQRLLDQGWTDSLRHVYPEERIYTFWDYFRNHWQTNSGLRIDHLLLNPALAPYLHDAGVDAWVRNEPHASDHAPTWIRIGSRKKR, from the coding sequence ATGAAAAACCTGCGAATCGCCACCTTCAACGTCAACGGCATGCGTGCGCGGCTGCCGAATCTGCTGGAATGGCTCGAGCGCGAGCAGCCGGACATCGCCTGTCTGCAAGAACTGAAATCGGTGGACAGCGCGTTTCCCGCCGCAGAACTGGAAGCGGCCGGTTACGGTGCGATCTGGCAGGGCCAGGCATCATGGAATGGCGTGGCGATTCTGGCGCGGGATGCGCAGCCGCTGGAAAGTCGGCGTGGTTTGCCCGGCGATCCCGATGACACCCACAGCCGCTATATCGAAGCAGCGGTGCATGGTGTGTTGGTCGGTTGCCTGTATCTGCCCAATGGCAACCCGCAGCCGGGGCCGAAATTCGATTACAAACTGGCCTGGTTCGAACGCCTGATCAGTTACGCCAAAGACTTGCAGAGCAGCGATCATCCGGTGGTGCTGGCCGGTGACTTCAATGTCGTGCCCACCGACATGGACATCTACAACACCCGCTCGTGGCTCAAGGATGCCTTGTTGCAACCGGAAAGCCGCGAGTGCTACCAGCGGCTGCTGGATCAGGGATGGACCGATTCCCTGCGCCACGTGTATCCCGAAGAACGCATCTACACCTTCTGGGATTACTTCCGCAATCATTGGCAAACCAACTCCGGCCTGCGCATCGATCACTTGCTGCTCAACCCGGCATTGGCTCCGTATCTGCATGACGCCGGCGTCGACGCCTGGGTGCGCAATGAGCCGCACGCCAGTGACCATGCACCGACCTGGATTCGTATTGGCTCGCGGAAAAAGCGCTGA